CCGTCTCCTTCGGCCGCGGCGTCGGGGAGGCCGCCAGGGGCAGGCTCTTCATCGACTGgcgccgccgccccgacgtcgTCCTCCCGCCCGGGCACCACCGAGGCTTTGCTCTCCCCTCTGTGCCCTTCTCGCCGTGGATGGCGCATCCGGCCGGACccggcggcgctggcggcaggATGTTCCTCCAGGCGACTACGCCGGCGACCGTCTACGACTACGACGCctaccagcaccaccaccagcggcGACACATCGGGTACGACGGCTACGGGGCGGCACCCGGCAGGCAGGTGCTGTTCTACCAGCC
This portion of the Triticum aestivum cultivar Chinese Spring unplaced genomic scaffold, IWGSC CS RefSeq v2.1 scaffold282243, whole genome shotgun sequence genome encodes:
- the LOC123176425 gene encoding B3 domain-containing protein Os03g0120900-like is translated as SFGRGVGEAARGRLFIDWRRRPDVVLPPGHHRGFALPSVPFSPWMAHPAGPGGAGGRMFLQATTPATVYDYDAYQHHHQRRHIGYDGYGAAPGRQVLFYQPQQHYHHQHQSLVLESVPVRMVAAPEHPEASAVATSGSKRVRLFGVNLECAADAEEDFSGPGRTATTALQLLSPASSSSSSSGKARCSLNLDL